In Meles meles chromosome 2, mMelMel3.1 paternal haplotype, whole genome shotgun sequence, the sequence GAGATAATCCAGCTGAGCTGCGAAAGTCGAGCGTCTGGCTCTggattgggggggagggggtcttcGGGAGGGGTGGGCCTCGGAAGTGGGGGTGAGGGTCGGCGCTGATCCCGGGCCAGAGGGAGGCGGGGGCTGCTGGGCCGCGCAGGAGTGGGCTGCTGGGGCCTCGCGAGCCCGGCTCACTCGCGCTGCGGCGGCCCGCGCGCTGAGTCCAGCTCGGAGCTGCCCCGCGCCCCAGCCGACCGGCCGGCCGGCCGCCCTGGCTCACGGCGCAGATGGCTGTGCGCGGCGCCAACACCTTGACGCCCTTCTCCATCCAGGCAATCCTCAACAAGAAAGAGGAGCGTGGAGGTCTGCCCGCGCCAGAGGGGCGCCCGGTACCCGGGGGCACCGCAGTGGCAGTGGCTGAGGCGCCCGCTGTCTGCTGCTGGCGATTGTTCGGGGAGACAGACGCGGGCGCTCTGGGGGGCGCGGAGGACTCTCTGCTGGCGTCGCCTGCCGGGACCAGAACGGCTGCAGCGCGGACCGCGGAGAGCCTGGTTGGTTGGGACTCGGACTCGGCGCTGAGCGAGGAGAACGAGGGCGGGCGGCGCTGTGTGGTCGCGCCGGGGGCCAGCGGGGCCGGCTGTGCAGGGGGGACCCTGGGCCTCGGCCAGCCTGTCTGCGAGCTGCCCACCGCCAAGGACCTGGAGGAGGAAGCCGCAGGCAGGAGCGACAGCGAGATGTCGGCCAGCGTCTCAGGTCTGCCGAGGCTTGGCGGGGAAGGGGGCCGGGCAGAGGGGCTGGCAAGGAGGGAAAACATGCCGAATGGGGTGGGCCTGCTGTAAGTACCCTAtgccctggggccctggggctggATAGGACCCGAAGCTCTTTGCGCTGGCGCAGGCTGCTCTAATTCTCTGGGAACCGAGCCCGAGAAAGAACCGAGAAACTCCTCAGAGCCTGCGTCCTGGGGCGAGGCCTGAGACGTCCTGGGGCAATTGTGCCCTAGAACACCACTGCACCACAGCTTTAAGTCCATCGCCAGTGCTTCCGCCCTGTGTCCAAATCCCCCAAATCAGCGACAGAGAAGATCCAGGGGCCCAGAGACCTCGAGTAGTAAGTGCCATGGTCCCTGGTCCATAGAGCAGAAATGCTCCCAACTCCAGGTGCCAAGGCTCCGAGGTCCTCTGCTTAAGGATAGGTGGTGAGGGATACCTCTAAGTGGTACTGAACATGCATGTGCCAAGCCTGGGCTTTGGGGGGAGGGCTTATTTAGCTTTCCCAGACCCCAAGTTCAGGGGAGCTGGGATGGGCTGAGGACCCAAGACCTGGCAGCACACGCTGCAGACAGCTGAAGGCAGGGGGCCTTAATGTGGGTCATTCCACAAGTAGCACGGAGAGGAACATCCCTGCCAGAGCTGGCAGGTCATTGGGTCAGAAAGACACCCCACGCACACTCCGCTGTGGGCTGCTGTAGGCCTCACCCTGGCTCCAAGTAAATAGTACTTGCCAGAGGCCAGAGCTCTGAACCTCTCTGCTAGGGTTCTGTGGGGAGATCCAGGAAGAGGCTGAGGAGCTGGCGTCAGATTAAGGTTCAAAGACATGAAGCAGGGgcacccctctctcttcccctcaatCTTCTCATTTCCttgcagagagagacagacagaaaccCACCAAGGCTGCTATATTGCCACAGATCTCACACAATTCTGGGAGGTTGAGGGGTTGGGGGTAAGACTCAGAATACATCTGTCCGAGGATTTTCGGGTCCCCATCTTCCCCTTACGTGCAGTTGACACATGTGTGCTGCACCGATGAGTGTGTATAAGCGTGAGTGTGCCGGTGGCGGGTAAACCCAGGGAGAGAGCAACCAAGaattctgcccccaccccaccccagagctCAGCGCTGAATACTGAGAAGGCTTGTGAGGATGCTTAGGCCTGGTGCCGCCACATTACTGAGGGAAgcctggggcccagggagggcagggagctggaTCTTGGCCACACAGCCCTGATACAGCGGCGGAGTCCCCTTCCCGAACGGGACAGGCCTAGATGTAAGAAGCTAGTGGAACAGGGTTCTGAGACGGGTCTAACGGACCCGCGGCTTACAGACCCTCGCCAAGCGCTCTGCTGGGATCAAAGCGTATTttcgtcccccacccccacccccccgcagtTGGGGCCAGACCTCCTTTGTTTGCGGCGCTGACAGTCTGTTGTTTCTGTTCCCACTGGGATTCGCAGGCGACCGCAGCCCTACGGCCGAAGACGACGCTGTTGGCCCCGGAAGTGCCCGCGTACCCGCGCTGTGCAGCCGaagcggcggcgggggcggcccgGCGGGCGGCgcggaggaggaagaggagcccGCCGCGCCCAAGCCTCGCAAGAAACGCTCGCGGGCCGCCTTCTCCCACGCGCAGGTCTTCGAGCTGGAGCGGCGCTTCAACCACCAGCGCTACCTGTCCGGGCCGGAACGCGCCGACCTGGCCGCGTCGCTGAAGCTCACCGAGACGCAAGTGAAGATCTGGTTCCAGAACCGTCGCTACAAGACCAAACGCCGGCAGATGGCTGCCGACCTGCTGGCATCAGCGCCCGCCGCCAAGAAGGTGGCGGTGAAAGTGCTGGTGCGCGACGACCAGAGACAGTACTTGCCTGGCGAGGTGCTGCGGCCACCGTCGCTGCTGCCACTGCAGCCCTCCTACTATTACCCTTACTATTGCCTCCCCGGCTGGGCACTCTCCACGTGTGCAGCCGCCGCGGGCACCCAGTGAGCCGGCCTGGGTCGAGGCAGCAAACGATCCCCGGATCCGAGCTCTGGACGGCCGCTGACGGCTGTGCAGGTTGTGCTCTGTACGAGGGCGCCTCGGCGAGGGGGCAAGTGGAGGATGCAGTCCAGCCCAGGCTCAAAATCCAGGAGTGCGCCTGGCAGCGGGACTGAGTCTGCCCAGAGGGGGCGCCTTTTTCTAATTTGAAGGCACCCTATGGCCTAGGGTCCTTGCTCCCCCGTTGCCTGCGTGGAAGCTCTTGGACATTATTTATTATCACAACAAAGTTGGATTTCGATTGTATCTGCCAGGACACGGCGTTTACCTGGAGCGGAGAGAACTCCTGGATCCACATAGCCTGAATCCCCAGAATTTCAGGCTGGCTGGGAGCTTCGTGCAGTAGGCCACAATAGTTCATGGTATCCATGCTACCAATCTATGTTTatctacatatcttttttttttttttttttttttggaaattgcaTTTGTAAGGAACGGGTGCAGAACCTTGACAGCCCCAAGGAGCCCCGAGCCATAGGGGGTTGATTTGAACCGTCAAAGTTTTGCTTTTTgggccctctgccccacccctccccatgtCAGAGCTGGGGTTGGGATGCCCTTTTGGGTGCTGAATGTAAAGATGGGAGCCTCTGAGCATAGGGCTGGGCAGAGGCCCCCCAAAATCTTTCCTCTCCGAAGTTCACCACCAACTCTGGAGCTTCCGGGACCTTTCTCGGTATCGGGAAAGGGCAAACCCAACAGCCCTTGGCAgaaactttcttttatttctttttatttttttgaaggaggTTAAAACTTGTAGCACTTTTCGGTTGTTTGTATTCAAATAACGGTTATTTTTGTATTCAATGTGAATATCCCTGACCGGCCTTTCCCCAGCATACCCCGCAGTTCAGATGCCCGGCCCTCTGTCTCTAACATTCTTCACGATTCCTGCATTCTGACCCAAGATTCTCCCATTCCAGCCCCGTCCCTAAGACAGATGATCCTGTCAACCTTGTTGCTTTTTGCCTCCTTAAGGGCACGTGCACTCAACTagaatattaactttaaaaagattTGTGAAGTTTGGAAGCTCTGTTcgctttatctttctttttcctttaatttataaacttttaGTTTCACATGCCCTCCTGGACAACGTGTTGTCTCTAAGCCTCTCTCTGTCCCGCTGTATGGTAAAAATGTCTGGGGCTCCTTTCCAACCACTTTTCAGTCCTGGACCAAGGATGCCTCCTCCCTCTAGGGAGCAGTCTGGCTGCCCACCGGGAAGAAAGTGTTTAAATCCACTCAGCTCAGGGAATTGCAAAGTAGGGGACTTTGCAAAAGTCACAACTGAATTCCACTGAATAAGAAGCAAATgtctaggattctctctctctctcttgctcacggGATTGGTCTCAGAGTCTGGAAAACATCCATAGCTGAACCCACAACCAGTTTCAACCCCTACCTAACCTGCTGTCTCCTTCACCT encodes:
- the NKX3-2 gene encoding homeobox protein Nkx-3.2 gives rise to the protein MAVRGANTLTPFSIQAILNKKEERGGLPAPEGRPVPGGTAVAVAEAPAVCCWRLFGETDAGALGGAEDSLLASPAGTRTAAARTAESLVGWDSDSALSEENEGGRRCVVAPGASGAGCAGGTLGLGQPVCELPTAKDLEEEAAGRSDSEMSASVSGDRSPTAEDDAVGPGSARVPALCSRSGGGGGPAGGAEEEEEPAAPKPRKKRSRAAFSHAQVFELERRFNHQRYLSGPERADLAASLKLTETQVKIWFQNRRYKTKRRQMAADLLASAPAAKKVAVKVLVRDDQRQYLPGEVLRPPSLLPLQPSYYYPYYCLPGWALSTCAAAAGTQ